From Cotesia glomerata isolate CgM1 linkage group LG2, MPM_Cglom_v2.3, whole genome shotgun sequence, a single genomic window includes:
- the LOC123259956 gene encoding kinesin-like protein KIF2A isoform X4 yields the protein MTMDRSVCNIATGTSINIKRTDGRIHSAIVSGVNWEQQSVTVEWFERGETKGKEVEMDAIIALNPELTPQSMPPPQINSSVNRSKDSSDEDEDGADDLDQEDGSFGRHGAPPPRNGLASATLSHSMRPSIPVKATSNKQPRNQTGRPTNIMPPVLSNGHGDPVPGLTSRREVENIPPTPTTPAFANVSSMSLNKSKIQTSQQQQQQQQQQQQQQQQTTVENGRGRRSNVVKEVEKLKKNREERRQRQAELKEEKEALMNMDPGNPNWEFLAMIRDYQSTIDFRPLRESDSVEDHQITVCVRKRPLNRKELTRKEVDVISVPSKDQMVVHEPKLKVDLTKYLENQHFRFDYAFDETCNNEIVYKYTAKPLVQTIFEGGMATCFAYGQTGSGKTHTMGGDFNGKTQDCKKGVYAMVAKDVFKYLKSPKYRVMNLVISASFFEIYSGKVFDLLADKEKLRVLEDGKQQVQIVGLTEKVVESVDEVLKLIQHGNSARTSGQTSANSNSSRSHAVFQIIARTPGTHKVHGKFSLIDLAGNERGADTSSANRQTRMEGAEINKSLLALKECIRALGRKGTHLPFRASKLTQVLRDSFIGEKSKTCMIAMISPGMSSCEHSLNTLRYADRVKELAATDPTELKASPTDDDQLFKIEEQANDSALSESDLAQLRSLNEGELSQDLYTFHEAVSALQLMEEEVLDTHKAVIDSSNKFLNDAHEVFSATHEVDYDQEDSRANPKANTIFSLTDADGWEEDNDQKSSSGSTVNMGFMEDFSSSDDDERVDTQDDTSKNSPWKYERGRSTSSSNSSLNSCGSNKPLKPLSSMKKKSGSRVCVTTKKIIMDKNCTIKSSTVQKMQNINRIASANPWLTTGRKNSKWSWTGKVIDHRAKRSTYNFNTNSSSSLANEDRSESGLGSITRSPSPADADLFYSNDPDIRAKVFGLAASKTRVTRSNSFQCFDNVQRNSETDDANENKSRTDVKANICDYKSPINYLERKSLANKHRFSNYNVRKSLYAVNSQAEFVDNNYLSDKSFHPYINNDYKFDDNCDNKSNEVVTKNKLSLCRRFMRFMMTLFLNIVFLLILPVVYIIIFVYIKDK from the exons gTCGCATCCACTCGGCAATAGTATCTGGTGTCAACTGGGAGCAACAAAGTGTCACAGTAGAATGGTTCGAGCGCGGCGAAACCAAGGGAAAAGAG gTGGAGATGGACGCTATCATCGCATTAAATCCCGAGCTTACTCCACAGTCTATGCCTCCGCCACAGATAAACTCGTCTGTAAATAGATCTAAG GATTCGTCTGACGAGGACGAGGACGGAGCTGACGATCTGGACCAGGAGGACGGATCTTTTGGCCGACACGGCGCACCGCCACCAAGAAACGGCCTAGCTTCAGCAACACTATCT CATTCCATGAGGCCATCTATTCCAGTCAaag caaCATCAAACAAGCAACCGAGAAATCAAACAGGACGTCCAACAAATATAATGCCCCCGGTGCTGTCAAATGGCCACGGAGATCCAGTTCCAGGTCTTACGAGTCGCCGTGAGGTAGAAAATATTCCACCAACACCCACCACTCCAGCATTCGCTAACGTCAGTTCTATGTCACTAAATAAATCCAAAATCCAGACTtcacagcagcagcagcaacagcagcagcagcagcaacaacaacagcagcagACAACAGTGGAGAACGGACGAGGAAGACGTTCAAACGTAGTCAAGGAAGTTGAGAAGCTGAAGAAGAACCGTGAAGAGCGGAGACAGAGGCAAGCTGAgctgaaagaagaaaaggaaGCCCTGATGAACATGGATCCTGGTAATCCCAACTGGGAGTTCTTGGCTATGATTCGAGATTATCAAAGCACCATCGACTTCAGACCTCTGCGCGAGTCCGACTCGGTCGAGGACCACCAGATAACCGTCTGTGTGAGGAAGCGACCTTTGAATCGCAAAGAGCTCACCAGGAAAGAAGTCGACGTGATCAGTGTGCCCAGCAAAGACCAGATGGTTGTCCACGAGCCGAAGCTCAAGGTCGACTTGACAAAGTATCTCGAGAACCAGCACTTCAGATTCGACTACGCCTTCGACGAGACTTGTAACAACGAAATAGTCTACAAGTACACAGCAAAGCCGCTGGTTCAGACTATTTTTGAGGGCGGCATGGCTACGTGCTTCGCTTACGGACAGACTGGCAGTGGAAAAACCCACACCATGGGTGGAGACTTCAACGGAAAGACTCAGGACTGCAAGAAGGGAGTCTACGCGATGGTCGCCAAGGACGTCTTTAAGTATCTAAAGTCCCCAAAGTACCGCGTGATGAACTTGGTGATATCTGCGAGCTTCTTTGAGATTTACTCGGGCAAGGTCTTTGATTTGCTGGCTGACAAAGAGAAGCTCAGGGTACTGGAAGACGGAAAGCAGCAAGTCCAGATCGTCGGGCTCACTGAGAAGGTCGTCGAGAGTGTTGATGAAGTTCTTAAGCTCATTCAACATGGTAATAGTGCCAGGACCAGTGGTCAGACCAGCGCTAACTCCAACTCTTCGAGATCACACGCCGTCTTTCAAATAATTGCACGGACGCCTGGTACTCATAAGGTTCATGGTAAATTCTCGCTTATTGATCTTGCGGGTAATGAACGAGGCGCAGACACTTCTTCTGCCAATAGACAGACga gGATGGAAGGTGCGGAAATTAATAAGTCATTACTTGCTCTCAAAGAGTGTATACGTGCTTTAGGCCGGAAAGGAACTCATTTACCTTTCAGGGCTAGTAAATTAACTCAAGTACTCAGGGACAGTTTTATTGGTGAAAAATCTAAAACGTGTatg attgcTATGATAAGCCCAGGAATGAGTTCGTGTGAGCACTCGCTAAATACTTTGCGATACGCTGATCGAGTGAAGGAATTAGCAGCGACAGATCCCACTGAATTAAAAGCATCGCCTACTGACGACGATCAGTTATTCAAAATAGAGGAACAAGCCAATGATAGCGCACTTTCTGAAAGTGATTTGGCGCAACTTCGATCATTAAAT gaAGGAGAATTGTCTCAAGATCTGTACACCTTCCACGAAGCAGTTTCAGCTCTTCAACTGATGGAAGAGGAAGTATTAGACACGCACAAAGCAGTGATTGACagttcaaacaaatttttgaacgaTGCACACGAAGTATTCAGCGCAACCCATGAAGTGGATTACGACCAAGAag ATTCTCGCGCTAACCCTAAGGCTAACACGATCTTCTCATTAACTGATGCTGATGGCTGGGAAGAAGACAATGACCAGAAATCATCCAGTGGATCAACAGTTAACATGGGATTCATGGAAGACTTCAGTAGCTCCGATGACGACGAGCGTGTCGACACCCAGGATGACACTTCTAAAAATTCTCCGTGGAAATACGAGCGTGGTAGGTCCACCTCCAGCTCCAACTCCAGTTTAAACTCCTGCGGGTCTAACAAGCCTCTGAAGCCGCTTTCGTCCATGAAGAAAAAATCCGGGTCACGAGTCTGTGTGaccaccaagaaaataataatggaCAAAAATTGCACCATTAAATCTTCGACGGTTCAGAAAATGCAGAACATCAACAGGATCGCCAGCGCCAATCCATGGCTGACTACTGGCAGAAAAAACAGCAAGTGGAGTTGGACCGGGAAAGTAATCGATCATCGCGCTAAGCGATCTACTTACAATTTCAATACAAATAGTTCCAGCTCATTAGCTAACGAGGATAGGTCTGAATCTGGACTGGGTTCAATTACCAGAAGCCCGAGCCCCGCGGACGCTGATTTATTTTACAGCAACGATCCTGATATTCGTGCCAAGGTTTTTGGACTCGCTGCTTCCAAGACTAGAGTTACTCGCAGCAATTCTTTTCAGTGCTTTGATAATGTTCAAAGGAACTCCGAGACTGATGATGCTAATGAGAATAAATCACGTACTGATGTTAAAGCAAATATTTGTGATTATAAATCACCGATTAATTACCTCGAGAGAAAGTCTCTCGCCAATAAACACAGATTCTCTAATTATAATGTACGAAAAAGTCTGTATGCTGTTAATTCTCAGGCTGAGTTTGTTGACAATAACTATCTCAGTGATAAATCATTCCATCCGTacattaataatgattataaatttgatGATAATTGTGATAATAAATCTAATGAGGTTGTGACTAAAAATAAGTTATCATTGTGCCGAAGATTTATGAGGTTCATGATGactctatttttaaatattgtatttcTTCTTATACTTCCAGtagtttatattattatcttcgtttatattaaagataaataa
- the LOC123259956 gene encoding kinesin-like protein Klp10A isoform X1: MMDWLSKCVCGSKEAKKQKKKKKKHAKKNNDKIDVYVIDDNDNDRSDVNVDDEVIKNNNTVSLSRVNEDRGREEEAKSDRVTSDLEDCRQKEVTQINGVDRQVNCVDKNKPVLLNGDEFSAIDIGEREPEFYDSLSDTSPVETLQKEHSMSMSMSLHQFSRSSNQMFVQDREKDNPLQNKLFGETEVVKSTSENDFRFNSNSCSFIVPIADDPKRKKHQTRIKNNKNKKISSSIPIPSKHRNSSVSSPHIKQNGRIHSAIVSGVNWEQQSVTVEWFERGETKGKEVEMDAIIALNPELTPQSMPPPQINSSVNRSKDSSDEDEDGADDLDQEDGSFGRHGAPPPRNGLASATLSHSMRPSIPVKATSNKQPRNQTGRPTNIMPPVLSNGHGDPVPGLTSRREVENIPPTPTTPAFANVSSMSLNKSKIQTSQQQQQQQQQQQQQQQQTTVENGRGRRSNVVKEVEKLKKNREERRQRQAELKEEKEALMNMDPGNPNWEFLAMIRDYQSTIDFRPLRESDSVEDHQITVCVRKRPLNRKELTRKEVDVISVPSKDQMVVHEPKLKVDLTKYLENQHFRFDYAFDETCNNEIVYKYTAKPLVQTIFEGGMATCFAYGQTGSGKTHTMGGDFNGKTQDCKKGVYAMVAKDVFKYLKSPKYRVMNLVISASFFEIYSGKVFDLLADKEKLRVLEDGKQQVQIVGLTEKVVESVDEVLKLIQHGNSARTSGQTSANSNSSRSHAVFQIIARTPGTHKVHGKFSLIDLAGNERGADTSSANRQTRMEGAEINKSLLALKECIRALGRKGTHLPFRASKLTQVLRDSFIGEKSKTCMIAMISPGMSSCEHSLNTLRYADRVKELAATDPTELKASPTDDDQLFKIEEQANDSALSESDLAQLRSLNEGELSQDLYTFHEAVSALQLMEEEVLDTHKAVIDSSNKFLNDAHEVFSATHEVDYDQEDSRANPKANTIFSLTDADGWEEDNDQKSSSGSTVNMGFMEDFSSSDDDERVDTQDDTSKNSPWKYERGRSTSSSNSSLNSCGSNKPLKPLSSMKKKSGSRVCVTTKKIIMDKNCTIKSSTVQKMQNINRIASANPWLTTGRKNSKWSWTGKVIDHRAKRSTYNFNTNSSSSLANEDRSESGLGSITRSPSPADADLFYSNDPDIRAKVFGLAASKTRVTRSNSFQCFDNVQRNSETDDANENKSRTDVKANICDYKSPINYLERKSLANKHRFSNYNVRKSLYAVNSQAEFVDNNYLSDKSFHPYINNDYKFDDNCDNKSNEVVTKNKLSLCRRFMRFMMTLFLNIVFLLILPVVYIIIFVYIKDK; this comes from the exons ATGATGGATTGGCTCAGCAAGTGCGTTTGTGGCTCCAAGGAGGCTAAGAAgcagaagaagaaaaagaaaaaacatgCCAAGAAAAACAAtgataaaattgatgtttATGTAAtagatgataatgataatgataggAGTGATGTTAATGTTGATGATGaagtcataaaaaataacaacactGTTAGTTTGTCACGCGTCAACGAAGATCGTGGTCGCGAAGAAGAAGCTAAGAGCGATCGTGTAACAAGCGACCTTGAGGATTGTCGTCAAAAGGAAGTAACACAGATTAATGGAGTAGATCGACAAGTGAACTgcgttgataaaaataaaccagTTTTATTGAATGGCGATGAGTTTTCTGCAATCGACATCGGAGAACGTGAACCTGAGTTCTATGACTCACTCTCAGACACCTCTCCGGTGGAGACTCTCCAAAAAGAGCACTCAATGTCTATGTCTATGTCTTTGCATCAGTTCAGCCGCAGTAGCAATCAGATGTTTGTCCAAGATCGTGAGAAAGACAACCCGCTTCAGAATAAGTTGTTCGGGGAGACTGAAGTCGTTAAGTCCACTAGCGAAAATGACTTCCGCTTCAATTCGAATTCCTGCAGTTTTATTGTGCCAATAGCCGACGATCCCAAGCGTAAAAAGCATCAAACGAGgattaagaataataaaaataaaaaaataagttcgTCCATTCCCATACCGTCCAAACATCGGAATAGTTCTGTTTCTAGTCCACATATTAAACAAAATg gTCGCATCCACTCGGCAATAGTATCTGGTGTCAACTGGGAGCAACAAAGTGTCACAGTAGAATGGTTCGAGCGCGGCGAAACCAAGGGAAAAGAG gTGGAGATGGACGCTATCATCGCATTAAATCCCGAGCTTACTCCACAGTCTATGCCTCCGCCACAGATAAACTCGTCTGTAAATAGATCTAAG GATTCGTCTGACGAGGACGAGGACGGAGCTGACGATCTGGACCAGGAGGACGGATCTTTTGGCCGACACGGCGCACCGCCACCAAGAAACGGCCTAGCTTCAGCAACACTATCT CATTCCATGAGGCCATCTATTCCAGTCAaag caaCATCAAACAAGCAACCGAGAAATCAAACAGGACGTCCAACAAATATAATGCCCCCGGTGCTGTCAAATGGCCACGGAGATCCAGTTCCAGGTCTTACGAGTCGCCGTGAGGTAGAAAATATTCCACCAACACCCACCACTCCAGCATTCGCTAACGTCAGTTCTATGTCACTAAATAAATCCAAAATCCAGACTtcacagcagcagcagcaacagcagcagcagcagcaacaacaacagcagcagACAACAGTGGAGAACGGACGAGGAAGACGTTCAAACGTAGTCAAGGAAGTTGAGAAGCTGAAGAAGAACCGTGAAGAGCGGAGACAGAGGCAAGCTGAgctgaaagaagaaaaggaaGCCCTGATGAACATGGATCCTGGTAATCCCAACTGGGAGTTCTTGGCTATGATTCGAGATTATCAAAGCACCATCGACTTCAGACCTCTGCGCGAGTCCGACTCGGTCGAGGACCACCAGATAACCGTCTGTGTGAGGAAGCGACCTTTGAATCGCAAAGAGCTCACCAGGAAAGAAGTCGACGTGATCAGTGTGCCCAGCAAAGACCAGATGGTTGTCCACGAGCCGAAGCTCAAGGTCGACTTGACAAAGTATCTCGAGAACCAGCACTTCAGATTCGACTACGCCTTCGACGAGACTTGTAACAACGAAATAGTCTACAAGTACACAGCAAAGCCGCTGGTTCAGACTATTTTTGAGGGCGGCATGGCTACGTGCTTCGCTTACGGACAGACTGGCAGTGGAAAAACCCACACCATGGGTGGAGACTTCAACGGAAAGACTCAGGACTGCAAGAAGGGAGTCTACGCGATGGTCGCCAAGGACGTCTTTAAGTATCTAAAGTCCCCAAAGTACCGCGTGATGAACTTGGTGATATCTGCGAGCTTCTTTGAGATTTACTCGGGCAAGGTCTTTGATTTGCTGGCTGACAAAGAGAAGCTCAGGGTACTGGAAGACGGAAAGCAGCAAGTCCAGATCGTCGGGCTCACTGAGAAGGTCGTCGAGAGTGTTGATGAAGTTCTTAAGCTCATTCAACATGGTAATAGTGCCAGGACCAGTGGTCAGACCAGCGCTAACTCCAACTCTTCGAGATCACACGCCGTCTTTCAAATAATTGCACGGACGCCTGGTACTCATAAGGTTCATGGTAAATTCTCGCTTATTGATCTTGCGGGTAATGAACGAGGCGCAGACACTTCTTCTGCCAATAGACAGACga gGATGGAAGGTGCGGAAATTAATAAGTCATTACTTGCTCTCAAAGAGTGTATACGTGCTTTAGGCCGGAAAGGAACTCATTTACCTTTCAGGGCTAGTAAATTAACTCAAGTACTCAGGGACAGTTTTATTGGTGAAAAATCTAAAACGTGTatg attgcTATGATAAGCCCAGGAATGAGTTCGTGTGAGCACTCGCTAAATACTTTGCGATACGCTGATCGAGTGAAGGAATTAGCAGCGACAGATCCCACTGAATTAAAAGCATCGCCTACTGACGACGATCAGTTATTCAAAATAGAGGAACAAGCCAATGATAGCGCACTTTCTGAAAGTGATTTGGCGCAACTTCGATCATTAAAT gaAGGAGAATTGTCTCAAGATCTGTACACCTTCCACGAAGCAGTTTCAGCTCTTCAACTGATGGAAGAGGAAGTATTAGACACGCACAAAGCAGTGATTGACagttcaaacaaatttttgaacgaTGCACACGAAGTATTCAGCGCAACCCATGAAGTGGATTACGACCAAGAag ATTCTCGCGCTAACCCTAAGGCTAACACGATCTTCTCATTAACTGATGCTGATGGCTGGGAAGAAGACAATGACCAGAAATCATCCAGTGGATCAACAGTTAACATGGGATTCATGGAAGACTTCAGTAGCTCCGATGACGACGAGCGTGTCGACACCCAGGATGACACTTCTAAAAATTCTCCGTGGAAATACGAGCGTGGTAGGTCCACCTCCAGCTCCAACTCCAGTTTAAACTCCTGCGGGTCTAACAAGCCTCTGAAGCCGCTTTCGTCCATGAAGAAAAAATCCGGGTCACGAGTCTGTGTGaccaccaagaaaataataatggaCAAAAATTGCACCATTAAATCTTCGACGGTTCAGAAAATGCAGAACATCAACAGGATCGCCAGCGCCAATCCATGGCTGACTACTGGCAGAAAAAACAGCAAGTGGAGTTGGACCGGGAAAGTAATCGATCATCGCGCTAAGCGATCTACTTACAATTTCAATACAAATAGTTCCAGCTCATTAGCTAACGAGGATAGGTCTGAATCTGGACTGGGTTCAATTACCAGAAGCCCGAGCCCCGCGGACGCTGATTTATTTTACAGCAACGATCCTGATATTCGTGCCAAGGTTTTTGGACTCGCTGCTTCCAAGACTAGAGTTACTCGCAGCAATTCTTTTCAGTGCTTTGATAATGTTCAAAGGAACTCCGAGACTGATGATGCTAATGAGAATAAATCACGTACTGATGTTAAAGCAAATATTTGTGATTATAAATCACCGATTAATTACCTCGAGAGAAAGTCTCTCGCCAATAAACACAGATTCTCTAATTATAATGTACGAAAAAGTCTGTATGCTGTTAATTCTCAGGCTGAGTTTGTTGACAATAACTATCTCAGTGATAAATCATTCCATCCGTacattaataatgattataaatttgatGATAATTGTGATAATAAATCTAATGAGGTTGTGACTAAAAATAAGTTATCATTGTGCCGAAGATTTATGAGGTTCATGATGactctatttttaaatattgtatttcTTCTTATACTTCCAGtagtttatattattatcttcgtttatattaaagataaataa
- the LOC123259956 gene encoding kinesin-like protein KIF2A isoform X6, whose product MMDWLSKCVCGSKEAKKQKKKKKKHAKKNNDKIDVYVIDDNDNDRSDVNVDDEVIKNNNTVSLSRVNEDRGREEEAKSDRVTSDLEDCRQKEVTQINGVDRQVNCVDKNKPVLLNGDEFSAIDIGEREPEFYDSLSDTSPVETLQKEHSMSMSMSLHQFSRSSNQMFVQDREKDNPLQNKLFGETEVVKSTSENDFRFNSNSCSFIVPIADDPKRKKHQTRIKNNKNKKISSSIPIPSKHRNSSVSSPHIKQNGRIHSAIVSGVNWEQQSVTVEWFERGETKGKEVEMDAIIALNPELTPQSMPPPQINSSVNRSKDSSDEDEDGADDLDQEDGSFGRHGAPPPRNGLASATLSHSMRPSIPVKATSNKQPRNQTGRPTNIMPPVLSNGHGDPVPGLTSRREVENIPPTPTTPAFANVSSMSLNKSKIQTSQQQQQQQQQQQQQQQQTTVENGRGRRSNVVKEVEKLKKNREERRQRQAELKEEKEALMNMDPGNPNWEFLAMIRDYQSTIDFRPLRESDSVEDHQITVCVRKRPLNRKELTRKEVDVISVPSKDQMVVHEPKLKVDLTKYLENQHFRFDYAFDETCNNEIVYKYTAKPLVQTIFEGGMATCFAYGQTGSGKTHTMGGDFNGKTQDCKKGVYAMVAKDVFKYLKSPKYRVMNLVISASFFEIYSGKVFDLLADKEKLRVLEDGKQQVQIVGLTEKVVESVDEVLKLIQHGNSARTSGQTSANSNSSRSHAVFQIIARTPGTHKVHGKFSLIDLAGNERGADTSSANRQTRMEGAEINKSLLALKECIRALGRKGTHLPFRASKLTQVLRDSFIGEKSKTCMIAMISPGMSSCEHSLNTLRYADRVKELAATDPTELKASPTDDDQLFKIEEQANDSALSESDLAQLRSLNEGELSQDLYTFHEAVSALQLMEEEVLDTHKAVIDSSNKFLNDAHEVFSATHEVDYDQEAYAKKWEELLLQQRDTINAALDQVSQFRSQLVQEERISQEMTRVRNTRYN is encoded by the exons ATGATGGATTGGCTCAGCAAGTGCGTTTGTGGCTCCAAGGAGGCTAAGAAgcagaagaagaaaaagaaaaaacatgCCAAGAAAAACAAtgataaaattgatgtttATGTAAtagatgataatgataatgataggAGTGATGTTAATGTTGATGATGaagtcataaaaaataacaacactGTTAGTTTGTCACGCGTCAACGAAGATCGTGGTCGCGAAGAAGAAGCTAAGAGCGATCGTGTAACAAGCGACCTTGAGGATTGTCGTCAAAAGGAAGTAACACAGATTAATGGAGTAGATCGACAAGTGAACTgcgttgataaaaataaaccagTTTTATTGAATGGCGATGAGTTTTCTGCAATCGACATCGGAGAACGTGAACCTGAGTTCTATGACTCACTCTCAGACACCTCTCCGGTGGAGACTCTCCAAAAAGAGCACTCAATGTCTATGTCTATGTCTTTGCATCAGTTCAGCCGCAGTAGCAATCAGATGTTTGTCCAAGATCGTGAGAAAGACAACCCGCTTCAGAATAAGTTGTTCGGGGAGACTGAAGTCGTTAAGTCCACTAGCGAAAATGACTTCCGCTTCAATTCGAATTCCTGCAGTTTTATTGTGCCAATAGCCGACGATCCCAAGCGTAAAAAGCATCAAACGAGgattaagaataataaaaataaaaaaataagttcgTCCATTCCCATACCGTCCAAACATCGGAATAGTTCTGTTTCTAGTCCACATATTAAACAAAATg gTCGCATCCACTCGGCAATAGTATCTGGTGTCAACTGGGAGCAACAAAGTGTCACAGTAGAATGGTTCGAGCGCGGCGAAACCAAGGGAAAAGAG gTGGAGATGGACGCTATCATCGCATTAAATCCCGAGCTTACTCCACAGTCTATGCCTCCGCCACAGATAAACTCGTCTGTAAATAGATCTAAG GATTCGTCTGACGAGGACGAGGACGGAGCTGACGATCTGGACCAGGAGGACGGATCTTTTGGCCGACACGGCGCACCGCCACCAAGAAACGGCCTAGCTTCAGCAACACTATCT CATTCCATGAGGCCATCTATTCCAGTCAaag caaCATCAAACAAGCAACCGAGAAATCAAACAGGACGTCCAACAAATATAATGCCCCCGGTGCTGTCAAATGGCCACGGAGATCCAGTTCCAGGTCTTACGAGTCGCCGTGAGGTAGAAAATATTCCACCAACACCCACCACTCCAGCATTCGCTAACGTCAGTTCTATGTCACTAAATAAATCCAAAATCCAGACTtcacagcagcagcagcaacagcagcagcagcagcaacaacaacagcagcagACAACAGTGGAGAACGGACGAGGAAGACGTTCAAACGTAGTCAAGGAAGTTGAGAAGCTGAAGAAGAACCGTGAAGAGCGGAGACAGAGGCAAGCTGAgctgaaagaagaaaaggaaGCCCTGATGAACATGGATCCTGGTAATCCCAACTGGGAGTTCTTGGCTATGATTCGAGATTATCAAAGCACCATCGACTTCAGACCTCTGCGCGAGTCCGACTCGGTCGAGGACCACCAGATAACCGTCTGTGTGAGGAAGCGACCTTTGAATCGCAAAGAGCTCACCAGGAAAGAAGTCGACGTGATCAGTGTGCCCAGCAAAGACCAGATGGTTGTCCACGAGCCGAAGCTCAAGGTCGACTTGACAAAGTATCTCGAGAACCAGCACTTCAGATTCGACTACGCCTTCGACGAGACTTGTAACAACGAAATAGTCTACAAGTACACAGCAAAGCCGCTGGTTCAGACTATTTTTGAGGGCGGCATGGCTACGTGCTTCGCTTACGGACAGACTGGCAGTGGAAAAACCCACACCATGGGTGGAGACTTCAACGGAAAGACTCAGGACTGCAAGAAGGGAGTCTACGCGATGGTCGCCAAGGACGTCTTTAAGTATCTAAAGTCCCCAAAGTACCGCGTGATGAACTTGGTGATATCTGCGAGCTTCTTTGAGATTTACTCGGGCAAGGTCTTTGATTTGCTGGCTGACAAAGAGAAGCTCAGGGTACTGGAAGACGGAAAGCAGCAAGTCCAGATCGTCGGGCTCACTGAGAAGGTCGTCGAGAGTGTTGATGAAGTTCTTAAGCTCATTCAACATGGTAATAGTGCCAGGACCAGTGGTCAGACCAGCGCTAACTCCAACTCTTCGAGATCACACGCCGTCTTTCAAATAATTGCACGGACGCCTGGTACTCATAAGGTTCATGGTAAATTCTCGCTTATTGATCTTGCGGGTAATGAACGAGGCGCAGACACTTCTTCTGCCAATAGACAGACga gGATGGAAGGTGCGGAAATTAATAAGTCATTACTTGCTCTCAAAGAGTGTATACGTGCTTTAGGCCGGAAAGGAACTCATTTACCTTTCAGGGCTAGTAAATTAACTCAAGTACTCAGGGACAGTTTTATTGGTGAAAAATCTAAAACGTGTatg attgcTATGATAAGCCCAGGAATGAGTTCGTGTGAGCACTCGCTAAATACTTTGCGATACGCTGATCGAGTGAAGGAATTAGCAGCGACAGATCCCACTGAATTAAAAGCATCGCCTACTGACGACGATCAGTTATTCAAAATAGAGGAACAAGCCAATGATAGCGCACTTTCTGAAAGTGATTTGGCGCAACTTCGATCATTAAAT gaAGGAGAATTGTCTCAAGATCTGTACACCTTCCACGAAGCAGTTTCAGCTCTTCAACTGATGGAAGAGGAAGTATTAGACACGCACAAAGCAGTGATTGACagttcaaacaaatttttgaacgaTGCACACGAAGTATTCAGCGCAACCCATGAAGTGGATTACGACCAAGAag CGTACGCCAAAAAATGGGAAGAACTGTTGCTGCAGCAGCGAGACACTATCAACGCTGCGCTGGACCAAGTCAGTCAGTTCCGGAGTCAGCTCGTCCAGGAGGAGCGTATCAGTCAAGAGATGACTCGAGTGCGTAACACGCGATACAACTAA